From a single Equus asinus isolate D_3611 breed Donkey chromosome 2, EquAss-T2T_v2, whole genome shotgun sequence genomic region:
- the EXOC8 gene encoding exocyst complex component 8, whose product MAMAMSDSGASRLRRQLESGGFEARLYVKQLSQQSDGDRDLQEHRQRIQALAEETAQNLKRNVYQNYRQFIETAREISYLESEMYQLSHLLTEQKSSLESIPLTLLPAAAAAGAAAASGGEEGGGGAGGRDPLRGQAGFFPAPGGASRDSSGPGEEGKQRTLTTLLEKVEGCRHLLETPGQYLVYNGDLVEYDADHMAQLQRVHGFLMNDCLLVATWLPQRRGMYRYDALYALDGLAVVNVKDNPPMKDMFKLLMFPESRIFQAENAKIKREWLEVLEETKRALSEKRRREQEEAAAPRGPPQVASKASNPFEDEEDDEPAVPEVEEEKVDLSMEWIQELPEDLDVSIAQRDFEGAVDLLDKLNHYLEDKPSPPPVKELRAKVDERVRQLTEVLVFELSPDRSLRGGPKATRRAVSQLIRLGQCTKACELFLRNRAAAVHTAIRQLRIEGATLLYIHKLCHVFFTSLLETAREFETDFAGTDSGCYSAFVVWARSAMGMFVDAFSKQVFDSKESLSTAAECVKVAKEHCQQLGDIGLDLTFIIHALLVKDIQGALHSYKEIIIEATKHRNSEEMWRRMNLMTPEALGKLKEEMKSCGVSNFEQYTGDDCWVNLSYTVVAFTKQTMGFLEEALKLYFPELHMVLLESLVEIILVAVQHVDYSLRCEQDPEKKAFIRQNASFLYETVLPVVEKRFEEGVGKPAKQLQDLRNASRLIRVNPESTMSVV is encoded by the coding sequence ATGGCGATGGCGATGTCGGACAGTGGGGCGAGCCGCCTGCGGCGACAGCTGGAGTCGGGGGGCTTCGAGGCGCGGCTGTACGTGAAGCAGCTCTCGCAGCAGTCGGACGGGGACCGAGACCTGCAGGAGCACCGGCAGCGCATCCAGGCGCTGGCGGAGGAGACGGCGCAGAACCTGAAGCGCAACGTCTACCAGAACTACCGGCAGTTCATCGAGACGGCCCGCGAGATCTCCTACCTGGAGAGCGAGATGTATCAGCTCAGCCACCTGCTGACCGAGCAGAAGAGCAGCCTGGAGAGCATCCCGCTCACCCTGCTGCCggctgctgccgccgctggcgCCGCCGCGGCCTccggaggggaggagggaggaggcggcgcgggcggccgagACCCCCTCCGCGGCCAGGCTGGCTTCTTTCCCGCCCCCGGGGGCGCCTCCCGCGACAGTTCCGGTCCGGGCGAGGAAGGAAAGCAGCGCACTCTCACCACTCTGCTTGAGAAGGTGGAAGGCTGCAggcacctgctggagacgccggGACAGTACCTGGTGTACAACGGGGACCTGGTGGAATACGATGCGGACCACATGGCCCAGCTGCAGCGGGTACACGGCTTTCTCATGAACGACTGTCTGCTGGTGGCCACCTGGCTGCCACAGCGGCGGGGGATGTACCGCTACGACGCCCTCTATGCCCTAGATGGTTTGGCTGTGGTCAACGTCAAGGACAACCCGCCCATGAAGGACATGTTCAAGCTGCTAATGTTTCCCGAGAGCCGTATTTTTCAGGCAGAAAATGCTAAAATCAAACGAGAGTGGCTGGAAGTGCTGGAGGAAACCAAGAGGGCCCTCAGTGAAAAAAGAcgaagggagcaggaggaggcagcGGCCCCTCGAGGGCCACCCCAGGTGGCTTCCAAGGCCAGTAACCCATTCGAGGATGAAGAAGACGACGAGCCAGCTGTTCCTGAGGTAGAGGAAGAGAAGGTGGACCTGTCAATGGAATGGATCCAGGAGCTGCCTGAAGACCTGGATGTCTCTATTGCCCAGAGGGACTTTGAAGGGGCGGTCGACCTGCTGGATAAGTTGAACCATTACCTGGAAGATAAGCCCAGCCCCCCTCCTGTAAAAGAACTAAGGGCCAAAGTGGATGAGCGTGTGCGACAGCTCACCGAGGTGCTAGTTTTTGAACTCTCCCCAGATCGTTCCCTGAGGGGTGGTCCCAAGGCCACTCGCAGGGCCGTTTCTCAACTAATCCGGCTGGGCCAGTGCACGAAGGCTTGTGAGCTGTTTTTGAGAAACAGGGCAGCAGCTGTGCATACTGCCATCCGTCAGCTTCGCATCGAAGGTGCCACTTTACTGTACATTCATAAACTATGCCACGTCTTCTTTACCAGCCTTCTTGAGACTGCGAGGGAATTCGAGACGGATTTTGCAGGCACTGACAGTGGCTGCTACTCCGCCTTTGTGGTCTGGGCGAGATCAGCCATGGGCATGTTTGTGGATGCTTTTAGCAAGCAGGTGTTTGACAGTAAGGAGAGCCTCTCCACAGCAGCTGAGTGCGTAAAAGTGGCgaaggagcattgtcagcagctGGGGGACATCGGACTAGACCTCACCTTCATCATCCATGCCCTTCTGGTGAAAGACATCCAAGGGGCCTTGCACAGTTACAAAGAGATCATAATCGAAGCCACTAAACATCGCAACTCGGAGGAGATGTGGAGGAGGATGAACTTGATGACCCCAGAGGCCCTGGGTAAGCTCAAAGAGGAGATGAAGAGTTGTGGGGTGAGTAACTTTGAGCAGTACACCGGGGATGACTGCTGGGTGAACCTCAGTTACACAGTGGTGGCCTTTACCAAGCAGACCATGGGCTTCTTGGAAGAGGCGCTGAAGCTGTATTTCCCCGAGCTGCACATGGTACTTTTGGAGAGCCTGGTGGAAATCATTTTGGTTGCTGTTCAGCACGTGGATTACAGTCTTCGGTGTGAGCAGGATCCAGAGAAGAAGGCTTTTATCAGACAAAATGCATCCTTTCTTTATGAAACAGTCCTCCCTGTGGTGGAGAAAAGGTTTGAAGAAGGTGTGGGGAAACCTGCCAAGCAGCTCCAGGACCTGAGGAATGCGTCTAGACTTATTCGTGTGAATCCTGAAAGTACCATGTCAGTGGTCTGA